From Candidatus Omnitrophota bacterium, the proteins below share one genomic window:
- a CDS encoding sodium-translocating pyrophosphatase has translation MIAGITTFELVAIWSVMGISLLGLLYALFLRSQILREDKGTPKMQEVWNAIREGADAYLRKQLFSILPLIVLLTFALFFSVYIVPPSQEAMQRFAGRSEDAVRLIVGIGRALAFVMGAIFSLIVGQLGMRMAVQGNVRVAAASRRSFGDALRIAYRTGTITGMLTDGLGLFGGTIIFITFGIAAPDALLGFGFGGTLLALFMRVGGGIYTKAADVGADLVGKVEAGIPEDDPRNPAVIADLVGDNVGDCAGMAADIFESYEVTIVSGLILGLALYHLTHRLEWIIYPLLVRGIGVLCSIIGTYAVKGSQSAKSDNAMHAIFKGFVTSACISIALFGALAYFYMNKLPGGWWRPFLATAIGVLLAITIDRLTEYFTGTEAKPVREINKSTRTGPATTILSGIAVGFESSVWSILVIAATIFASILIFGSMPDVSAVERITYILYGVAMTGIGMLTLTGNNVAMDSFGPIADNANGIGEMAWHAENDENTRSARKIMADLDGVGNTTKAITKGVAIGSAVIAAVSLFGSYMVDVSKVQASLGMAAADQLNSIGIRVSVPQVFVGMLIGGAIPWLFSSFSIQAVSRAASLIVLEVRRQFRLGVLDGTVKPDYKQAVAISTSAAQKELVSLAIICIASPILVGLVLQVEALGGFLAGIILSGQLLAVFMSNAGGAWDNAKKTIEDEISSVTDNTGKGSERHKAGVVGDTVGDPLKDTAGPALNPMIKVVNLVSVIIAPIVVQYNKLGFGGWLTVAILCAALIWAILHSKKSAPELAQQS, from the coding sequence ATGATAGCAGGGATCACGACGTTTGAGCTGGTTGCGATATGGAGCGTTATGGGGATATCTCTTCTGGGACTTCTCTACGCGCTCTTCCTCCGCAGCCAGATATTGCGCGAGGATAAAGGCACGCCTAAGATGCAGGAGGTCTGGAACGCCATACGCGAAGGCGCGGACGCTTACCTGCGCAAGCAGTTATTTTCCATACTACCGTTAATAGTACTTCTCACATTCGCGCTCTTCTTTTCCGTATATATAGTTCCGCCTTCCCAGGAAGCGATGCAGAGGTTTGCCGGCCGTTCGGAGGACGCTGTCCGCCTGATCGTAGGAATAGGACGGGCTCTCGCGTTCGTTATGGGCGCGATCTTTTCGCTTATCGTGGGGCAGCTCGGCATGCGCATGGCCGTACAGGGCAATGTGCGCGTGGCCGCGGCGTCGAGGAGATCTTTCGGCGACGCGCTTCGCATAGCTTATCGTACAGGGACGATCACCGGTATGCTGACCGACGGCCTCGGGCTTTTCGGCGGCACTATCATATTTATAACGTTCGGCATAGCCGCGCCTGACGCGCTGCTCGGTTTTGGTTTCGGCGGCACGCTCCTCGCGCTCTTCATGAGGGTGGGCGGCGGCATCTACACGAAAGCTGCCGACGTCGGCGCCGACCTCGTAGGGAAAGTCGAGGCGGGTATACCTGAAGACGATCCGAGGAACCCGGCGGTCATCGCGGACCTCGTCGGCGATAATGTAGGCGATTGCGCCGGTATGGCAGCCGATATATTCGAATCATACGAAGTAACTATAGTATCCGGTTTGATATTGGGGCTTGCTCTCTACCACCTGACGCACAGGCTGGAATGGATAATCTATCCGCTCCTCGTCCGCGGCATAGGCGTCCTGTGCTCCATAATAGGCACATACGCCGTTAAGGGAAGCCAGTCGGCTAAGAGCGACAACGCTATGCACGCGATATTCAAAGGATTCGTTACGTCGGCGTGCATATCAATAGCGTTATTCGGCGCGCTCGCGTATTTCTATATGAATAAACTTCCGGGCGGATGGTGGAGGCCGTTCCTGGCTACTGCCATCGGTGTGCTGCTCGCTATAACGATAGACCGCCTTACCGAATATTTTACCGGCACCGAAGCAAAGCCTGTCCGGGAGATAAATAAATCGACGCGCACAGGCCCGGCCACAACGATACTATCCGGCATAGCTGTCGGTTTCGAGTCTTCCGTATGGTCTATACTCGTCATCGCCGCGACGATATTCGCCTCGATACTGATATTCGGTTCGATGCCGGATGTGTCGGCCGTCGAGCGCATCACTTATATACTCTACGGTGTTGCCATGACAGGCATAGGTATGCTGACGCTTACAGGCAACAACGTGGCCATGGACTCCTTCGGACCGATCGCGGACAACGCGAACGGCATCGGCGAGATGGCATGGCACGCGGAGAATGATGAAAATACGCGCTCGGCCCGTAAGATAATGGCGGACCTCGACGGGGTGGGTAACACCACAAAAGCCATTACTAAAGGCGTGGCGATAGGATCGGCGGTAATAGCGGCCGTATCGCTCTTCGGTTCATATATGGTCGACGTCAGCAAGGTCCAGGCTTCGTTAGGCATGGCCGCGGCCGACCAGCTTAACAGTATAGGTATACGTGTTTCCGTTCCCCAGGTCTTCGTGGGTATGCTGATAGGCGGCGCGATACCGTGGCTCTTCTCCTCGTTCTCCATCCAGGCGGTCAGCCGCGCGGCCTCTTTGATCGTTTTAGAAGTCAGGCGCCAATTCCGCCTCGGGGTCCTGGACGGTACGGTGAAGCCCGATTACAAGCAGGCGGTGGCTATATCGACGTCCGCGGCGCAGAAAGAGCTCGTGAGCCTGGCTATTATATGCATAGCTTCTCCTATCCTCGTAGGGCTTGTTCTGCAGGTAGAGGCTCTCGGCGGTTTCCTGGCAGGTATAATACTTTCCGGACAGCTTTTGGCGGTATTTATGTCGAACGCCGGAGGCGCCTGGGATAACGCGAAGAAGACGATAGAAGACGAAATAAGCAGCGTAACCGATAATACGGGCAAGGGTTCGGAGCGGCACAAAGCCGGCGTAGTCGGCGACACGGTCGGCGATCCGCTGAAGGATACCGCGGGCCCGGCGCTCAATCCCATGATAAAGGTCGTCAATCTCGTCTCGGTCATAATCGCGCCGATAGTCGTGCAGTATAATAAGCTCGGGTTCGGCGGCTGGCTCACTGTGGCGATACTATGCGCGGCTCTCATATGGGCGATATTGCACAGCAAAAAGTCGGCTCCGGAATTAGCGCAGCAATCGTAA
- a CDS encoding NAD(P)/FAD-dependent oxidoreductase — protein sequence MIYDIAVIGGGAAGTMAAIRAGALKSSVCLVERNDSIGRKIMITGKGRCNITNTASIDVFMEKFGPKGEFYRTAFFAFSNEDLTEFFRSRGLELKAERQGRVFPVTDKARSVISVLEDCLKENKVEIIYGARIISVEGRKGAFTLISEGGARLDVKKVIVAAGGASYKATGSTGDGFILAGKAGHAVATLRPALVPLKAKEAWVKDLQGIGLENVRITFHVGKKKIVSEIGEVMFTHFGVSGPLVLDLSGEIMSAVEKYPEIPMTIDLKPGLKNEQLESKLVNKFTVKGNVQMKNLMQDILPKRMIDVFLRQLNIHHGKRTNQITKEERAAIISALKAFKLTITGSLPLEEAMVTGGGVSMKDIDPRTMESKVVPGLYFAGEVIEGSAPSGGYNLQQAFSTGYLAGSHAAS from the coding sequence ATGATATATGACATAGCCGTTATAGGCGGCGGGGCCGCGGGAACGATGGCGGCGATAAGGGCCGGCGCGCTAAAGTCCTCCGTCTGTCTCGTAGAGAGGAACGACTCGATAGGCCGCAAGATAATGATAACCGGCAAGGGAAGATGTAATATCACAAATACGGCTTCCATCGACGTCTTTATGGAGAAGTTCGGCCCGAAGGGCGAGTTCTACAGGACCGCGTTCTTTGCGTTCTCTAACGAGGACCTGACGGAGTTCTTCCGCTCGAGGGGTTTGGAACTGAAAGCCGAAAGGCAGGGCCGCGTATTTCCCGTGACGGACAAAGCCCGTTCAGTGATATCTGTGCTGGAAGATTGTCTCAAGGAAAATAAGGTAGAAATTATCTATGGCGCGCGGATCATCAGCGTCGAAGGCCGGAAAGGGGCGTTTACGCTTATCTCGGAAGGCGGCGCCCGTCTCGACGTGAAGAAAGTGATCGTCGCCGCGGGAGGGGCGTCTTATAAGGCGACGGGTTCGACCGGGGACGGGTTTATTCTTGCCGGCAAAGCGGGGCATGCGGTAGCGACGCTCAGGCCCGCGCTCGTCCCGCTTAAGGCCAAAGAGGCATGGGTCAAAGATCTTCAGGGGATCGGCCTCGAGAACGTCCGCATAACTTTCCACGTCGGTAAAAAGAAGATCGTCTCCGAGATAGGCGAAGTGATGTTCACGCACTTCGGCGTATCCGGGCCGCTTGTCCTGGACTTAAGCGGTGAAATAATGTCCGCCGTTGAAAAATACCCGGAGATACCGATGACCATCGACCTCAAACCGGGCCTGAAGAATGAGCAGTTAGAGTCCAAGCTCGTCAATAAATTCACCGTTAAAGGCAACGTCCAGATGAAGAACCTCATGCAGGATATATTGCCTAAAAGGATGATAGACGTATTCTTAAGGCAATTGAATATACATCACGGTAAGAGGACGAACCAGATAACAAAAGAAGAGCGCGCCGCCATTATCAGCGCGCTTAAAGCCTTTAAGCTGACTATTACCGGCAGCCTTCCTTTAGAGGAAGCTATGGTGACTGGCGGGGGAGTGTCGATGAAGGATATAGACCCTAGGACGATGGAGTCTAAGGTCGTGCCGGGGCTCTATTTTGCGGGTGAAGTTATAGAGGGCTCGGCGCCGAGCGGAGGCTACAACCTGCAGCAGGCGTTCTCTACGGGCTATCTCGCGGGCAGTCACGCGGCCTCATGA
- a CDS encoding Smr/MutS family protein encodes MAKIKLDLHDIFNKGCAIEAELSRVVREAVEKRIALVEIIPGKGSGQLKKRVLRFLDSPEIKRLYHRVEKDDKNFGRIFVHFRF; translated from the coding sequence GTGGCGAAGATCAAACTGGACCTGCATGATATATTCAATAAGGGCTGCGCGATCGAGGCGGAGTTGAGCCGGGTCGTGAGAGAGGCCGTCGAGAAGAGGATCGCGTTAGTTGAGATAATCCCCGGCAAAGGAAGCGGACAACTGAAGAAACGCGTCCTGCGGTTCCTGGATTCGCCGGAGATAAAGAGGCTCTATCATCGCGTAGAGAAAGACGACAAGAATTTCGGGAGAATATTTGTCCATTTCAGGTTCTGA